Part of the Pirellulales bacterium genome is shown below.
GCGAAGCGGCCGAGCGACTCGACAGCCAGCGTCAACAGAAGCTGGAACGCGACATCCGCGAGCACCGCCGTTCGCCGGAAGAAGGCGAGCGCAAGCATCGCGAGATCGAACGCGAAAAACGAGAAGAGCGGAATGACAAGCAGTCGACGCGGGCTTCCGCAGAGAACGCCCTCTGTGGCGTTGCTAGGGTGACAAAACGTTTGCCACCAGCTTTAGCTGGTGGAGGTCGGGCGGAAACAAACCTATTTCCTCGAGCCGGCTTTAGCCGGGCTTCTCGACCGACCGCGGCCTCGCTCCGCGGAGCGCGGCGCTCCGTCCCTGAGGGACGGCGGAGTTTAGCCGTGGGTGCCAACCCACGGTTCACGGGTCGCTCAATTCTCGTAAGCCGCGTAGCGGCGGCGGAGAATAGGGCCGACTCTTCCGCCGCCGCTACGCGGCTTTCGCTGACCGTACAACAGCTTCCCGTGGGTTGGCACCCACGGCTAAACTCCGTGGCCGCTTCGCGGCCTGGATCTGAGCACAACCAGCGCGCTCATGAAGACCAAGCCACCGCCGTACCCACAAAACCCGCGCTGACGCTGGTGGCAAACGCGTCCCAATCGGAGGCACGCGCATGACCTCCGCAGATCGCAATGCACTCTTGCGCCGCGTGGGCGTTGTCTCGCTGCTGGTCGGCGTCGTCGGCGCCGTGGTCACCGGTCTCGGCTACGACGGCGGCTCCAAGGCGTTTTTAGGCGCCTATCTGGTCGCTTTCCTTTTCTGGTTGGGAATTTCGCTCGGCTCGATGATCGTCTGCATGTTGCACGGCGTGACGGGCGGCGGCTGGGGACTGGCCGTGCGACGCATCGCCGAAGCCGGCTATGCCACGCTGCCGCTCATGGCCCTCTCGTTTGTGCCCGTCGCCATGAACGTCCGCACGCTCTATGAATGGGCCGGTCCGTCGCAAGTGGCGGCCGACGAGAACCTGCAGAAAAAAGCGCATTGGCTGAATGTCGAAGGGTATGAAACACGGGCGGCGATTTACTTCGCCCTTTGGATCGTCACCGCATTGCTGCTCAACGTGTTTTCGCCGAACGAAGACGCCGATTCCGAATCGCCGCGAAATCTCTGGATGCAGCGCGTGAGCGGGGCCGGGCTGATCCTCTACGGTTTCAGCATGACCTTGGCGGCCGTCGATTGGGTCATGTCGCTGGAACCGCACTGGTTTTCGTCGATGTACGGCGTCATCTACTGGGGAGGGCAAGCGCTGGCCGGCATGTCGTTTTGCGTGCTGGTGATGAGCTTGCTGGAAAGCTATCCGCCGTTCAACCGCACGGTACACACCTCGCGGCGGCACGACTTGGGCAACCTGCTGTTGGCAATGGTCATGTTCTGGTCGTACGCCTCGTTCATGCAGTATCTCATTATCTGGTCGGGCAACCTGCCGGAGGAAAACGTCTGGTACTTGAACCGCTCGGTGGGCGGCTACGAGCTGGTGGTGCTGGTGCTGATGGGCTTTCATTTCGCGGTTCCCTTTGCACTGTTGCTCTCGCGCGACATCAAGCAGCGGCAGCGGCGGCTGATGTGGGTGGTGGCCTGGCTGCTGGCGATGCGGCTGGTCGATTGGTATTGGTTGGCCATGCCCGGCGTGTTTCCCAAGCGACTCACTGTGCCCTGGCAGTTGCCGGCGGCGCTGGCGGCGATCGGCGGTTTTTGGCTGGCGATCTTCGCCTGGCGGCTGGCGGCCCGTGCGGACCTGCCGATCTACGACCCCGAACTGACGGAGGGCGCCGATGAG
Proteins encoded:
- a CDS encoding cytochrome c — its product is MTVRFAICHFLLGLCALAAPGCDMLDMYDEPRFEPLEASTFFDDGTSARPLVAGTVARGDLREDEAFYSGKVDGKYVTELPVDVDRELLLRGQQRFNIYCSPCHGRVGDGRGMIVRRGFRQPPSFVSTDRLIDSPVGHFYDVITNGFGAMPSYASRVEPRDRWAIVAYIRALQRSQNGAVDDVPADLRDKIAESDAVQAQEREKREAAERLDSQRQQKLERDIREHRRSPEEGERKHREIEREKREERNDKQSTRASAENALCGVARVTKRLPPALAGGGRAETNLFPRAGFSRASRPTAASLRGARRSVPEGRRSLAVGANPRFTGRSILVSRVAAAENRADSSAAATRLSLTVQQLPVGWHPRLNSVAASRPGSEHNQRAHEDQATAVPTKPALTLVANASQSEARA